Proteins found in one Macaca nemestrina isolate mMacNem1 chromosome 4, mMacNem.hap1, whole genome shotgun sequence genomic segment:
- the LOC105471260 gene encoding probable inactive serine protease 37, with product MKFIFYLGVLTGTFLFADSSVQKEDPAPYLVYLKSHFNPCVGVLIKPSWVLAPAHCYLPNLKVMLGNFKSRVRDGTEQTINPIQIVRYWNYSDSAPQDDLMLIKLAKPAMLNPKVQPLPLATTNVRPGTVCLLSGLDWSQENSGRHPDLRQNLEAPVMSDKECQKTEQGKSHRNSLCVKFVKVFSRIFGEVAVATVICKDKLQGIEVGHFMGGDVGIYTNVYKYVSWIENTAKDK from the exons ATGAAATTTATCTTCTATTTGGGTGTCCTCACTG GGACATTTTTATTTGCTGACTCATCTGTTCAGAAAGAAGACCCTGCTCCCTATTTGGTATACCTGAAGTCTCACTTCAACCCCTGTGTGGGCGTCCTCATCAAACCCAGCTGGGTGCTGGCCCCAGCTCACTGCTATTTACC AAATCTGAAAGTGATGCTGGGAAATTTCAAGAGTAGAGTCAGAGATGGTACTGAACAGACAATTAACCCCATTCAGATCGTCCGCTATTGGAACTACAGTGATAGTGCCCCACAGGATGACCTCATGCTCATCAAGCTGGCTAAGCCTGCCATGCTCAATCCCAAAGTCCAGCCCCTTCCCCTTGCTACCACCAATGTCCGGCCAGGCACTGTCTGTCTACTTTCAGGTTTGGACTGGAGCCAAGAAAACAGTG GCCGACACCCTGACTTGCGGCAGAACCTGGAGGCCCCTGTGATGTCTGATAAAGAATGCCAGAAAACAGAACAAGGAAAAAGCCACAGGAATTCCTTATGTGTGAAATTTGTGAAAGTATTCAGCCGAATTTTTGGG GAGGTGGCCGTTGCTACTGTCATCTGCAAAGACAAGCTCCAGGGGATCGAGGTCGGGCACTTCATGGGAGGGGATGTCGGCATCTACACCAATGTTTACAAATATGTATCCTGGATTGAGAACACTGCTAAGGACAAGTGA